GTGCTGTCTGCTTGAGTAACATTTTTTTTGCAGTCATGGAGGTTGCAGGACACAGTACCAGTCCAAAAAAAAGTTTAAAGTTGCAACAAacacgctagaaacagggattgaacctgtgaccttgtggTTAACAGCCACACGCTCTAACCAGCTGAGCTATTCCAGCATTTTTGTACCTTGAAATTGAATTTCCGTCCTTTTACAACACATGTTGATAGGATGACTCCGCAGTCTATTCCATATTTTGTGTAGATTTCTTTGCAGAGAAAAGTACTATCCTGTGGTGCTGCTGACGCATGGCAGCTAATTGACTTTGGGGAACTGGGAATTCTTAACTAGAACTGAAAGGAATGTGTGTTGTTCTGTTTGCTCCTAACTAGGTTGTGCAAACCGAAATCATGTGTGCAACTAGCAATTCTTGACTAATGAGGATACAGCATTATAATAGCACATTGACCAGTATCTACTAAGAAGCTTTAATTAGAGATAACTAAACATCCATCCATATACAACAAAATGTTGATCTTAGCAATAACCAAATCTCGTCCTTCAccacaaattaaaaaaattgggtttTATGAAAATTCTACTGCTTAGTAGAACGTATCCAACCCCAGAAACatgaagaaaacaaacatgaagctAAGTTTTAGGAAGGAGACTTAACCCAGTGAAGCTCTGTTTGGTTCAATCCAAGTTCAGTTCGAGCACCGGCCTTCTGTTGGACGCTGGCGGGATTGTAGGACACGGTTTTGTGGAGAGTTTAAATATTGTGGAACACCAAAACCGTGTCATTCACAAAATTGTTTGGTGAGGCTCAGTCCTCTACAGCAGATATAAAGCGCGGCCATGCTCGTAGATGTTTCCCTCCGGTCAAGCTCCAGCGGAATGTTACAGATATAAAAGGGGAATCCGTGGCAAAAGGTGTTTCGTACCTGAACAGTGTTGGACATCCTCCATTGAAGCTGCGGTTGGAGAGAAAAGGGGATAGAATAACTAAGATAACTAACCTCAAAATCCTTCCCAAATTAGTAGGAGCCGGACAAGATGGATAGAACATTACTGGTAGCCTTGAAGCTCATGCGGGCATGTTCTTATATGGAACCTCGAGGCCAGATTTCTGTGTTGAGTTTCGGTATACAAGTCTACATAGTGCATTTACATAGGCAAATGAAACTGTTCGAAGTGCGTGgatttccaactcaaaaccaattgccaatgagtggagtggctccacaccttatatattaagatctaGGCTAGGGAGttagcgatgtgggactattttatAGTTCCTCCAACATGCTCCCCCTCCACTGTAGGGCGGAGGAGATTAAACCACTACAACGTGGACCTTTGTACGGGTGGACGGGCAGCCCTTTGGGTCTACTTCTCATTCCACTCTCAtacgggcctagctctgataccatgttagaagtgtgtgggcttccaactcaaaaccaattgacaatgagtggagtggctccaccccttatatattaagatctaggttaaggagttagctatgtgggactatcttatagtttctccaacatgctccccctccacgtgtagggggagattaagccactacaacgtGGACCTCTGTACTGGTGGACGGGAAGACCTTTGGGTCTATACTTCTCGTTCTACTCTCATACACCTTATATAGATGCCCATAGTTCTTGTGACTTCAATGTAGAAAAATCTTTAGTCTCTTCCAAAACCGCCACAATGGGTTCAAATTTTTCCGGCAAGCACATCAATATCTTCTTACAAATTCTTCTCTCCTCCATCTTCTCAccacacatcatcatattgttaACAACTTCAACTACTCTAGATGaaaaatcatttaaacattcattCTCATTCATTCTAAGATTCTCAAAATCTCTTCTATATGAATGTAATTTTAACTCTCTTACCTTCTTATTGCCTCCATACTCTTGTTGTagaatatcccaagcttctttagcttTAGGAAAATGGATTACTCTTGGTAGAATAGTGTCTCCAACTCCTTGTTGGATGTACATGGATGCTTTTGCATTCTTCCTCCTACTCTCCTTAAGTAAATCCTTTTGGTCTTCATCTAAGTTTGATGTATCTTTAATTTCATCATACCCATCTTCAACAATCTCCCACACTTCTTGAGACATGAACAAGGTTTTCATTTTAATTGCCCAAAAGTTATAATTTTCTCCATGAAAAAGTGGTATAGAAGGTTGTTGAATGGATTGATTTGAGTAGCTACTACTTGCCATTGATTTTGTTgatgattgattgaagaaattgagttttttcttttctagatCTAGATTTTAAAAACTTTGAATGTCGCTGATTTTTGAGATTTAATgggtaaaaattgatttttttcactCACCAAGATCAAATCTAATAGATCTAAGCTCTAGATACCAATTATTAGATATTTGGTTGAATTTATGATGAAGATTTGAAGGATTCTGATTGATAATGGAGTGGGAAACTAATAGTTTCTACTCActctctttttgtttttgattaaacTCTCTCCATAATAATTTCTCTCTCTACACATGGTCAATATAAGACCATAGAGATAAGATGACATGTGGAGATCTATTGTCCATACAATTCTACTACTACTTATATTCTTACACTCCTATTGCATTTGAACATTACATTAACACTcaacaatctcctccttaatgTGATGTTTTACAACTCCAAGTAATTCCCTAAAGTTTTGGAACTTGCCTTTGGGAAGTGCCTTGGTGAATATACAAAAACCCTAACCGCCCATTGCCAGTAACGGCCCGGCCCGGTAGACGTATTAAATAGTCCAGACGCGACCCCCAACACCAGCACTTTTCACCTTTTTGGCCGGGCCTAGGCGTGAGCTGTGGTCCAACACGTCTGCCTTCTTACCGTTAGGAAATcaatcaaaaacctaaaaactcaaCATCATCCTTCATTTCTGAATAAAATCCTTCATTCCTGAATAAAAATAGCTTTGGTGGAGCTTAGTCTCCCTCTCATTGGCTGGTTATCGTAACCACGTTCTTTCATTAGCTTGCAAAAAATCATTCGTGTTAATTAGATGGAATTTGGTGATATATGGTGCAATGATCTGGCAAACGTGTGGTGTAGATTAGGTAGGTGGTTGATACATACCCCACAGACAGTTCTTATTATTTCTCACTAGTAAGAACACGTGCGATTTCTTTTTTTTCAGATCTCGCAAAATGTCGTTTGTTTCACAacccgtagaattttatttttacCCTTCATTGCTACAAAAGTAAGTCACGGCTCAGTGAAAATTATACTGAGGCAGAAGATgcacaacaacaaaataaaaaaagatggACCCCATGTCATTTTTTACGTGTCGAGTTGAATTATATATGTACGCACACTGTTCCTATCAACTGCTGAACACCGAATCATAATCCATATTTTTGAACAAATTCGAATTATCCGAATCAATGTAACACTAGGACGTTTGTTGTCCGGAACTTCCCTCGTACCCGAATTTGCTAACTAGGCACCAGATTGGCCACATCACATGACAAAAGCAAAAAGATAGCTAGAATCACTAGACTCATCCGAAAAAGACTCATCGGAAAATGACAGAGATAAACTCACATGCTCTTACCAGAAACAGGCGCCCTTATAAATAATATAAGGCGCTCTAATACACACAAACCCAGTCGGTTCCCTATTTCCGAATCTTGAAACTATCAATTACTTCGCCTCAACGGTTTCTCAATAATTGCAGATTTAAACCTTTATAAACCCAGACACAAATTCTTCTCTCAAAAGGGATTAAAAATGTCAATGGCAAAATCTCTGGTTTTAATTTTGATCATATTCTTCTTATcaatttcttcatcatcatcatcaactgcAAATCAACAAACCTTTGATGTTCGACAACATCTCTCTACTGTTACCAGGTAAtaatttttctaggtttttttttttttttaaatttccccCAATTTCTTCATATTAGCAATTAGGAGTTCTAATCATAGTTTAATTTGTTCTTGTAGTTATGGTGCTGTGAAAGATGTAGCTGATAATAGTTTTGTAGCGTCTAAGATTCCAGATGAATGTACTCCTATTCACATCAATCTCGTGGtaattttccccaaatttttaaacATAAATCTTGTTGTAAATTTGTGATTGATCTGTGGTTTAATCTTGGTGTTGATTTTGttagtttttatttgattttttaaggCGAGGCATGGAACGAGATCGCCGACTAAGAAACGGATTAAAGAGTTGGATAGGTTGGCTACTAGATTGGAGGCATTTGTGAGTGAGACAGGGAATTCAACTGGTAATGTTCCTGGGTGGTTGTCGGGGTGGAAATCTCCGTGGAAAGGGAAGAAGAAGGGTGGGGAATTGGTGATTAAAGGAGAGGAGGAGTTGTATCAACTTGGTGTGAGAATGAGAGAGAGGTTTCCTGATTTGTTTAAGGAGGAGTATCATCCTGATATTTACACGATGAAATCAAGTCAGGTTAGGCATCTGGTTTCAGACTTGTGCTTTTATGTATCGAATTGGTGTAACTGCTTGTATAATAATATAGAAATGACTCATGTTATCTGTGTTCTTGTTTGATGTTGCAGATTCCTCGAGCATCAGCTAGTGCCGTGGCATTTGGCATGGGGTTGTTTAATGGGAAAGGAACTCTTGGAACAGGGAAACATCGGGCTTTCGCTGTGACCAGTGAGAGTCGTGCAAGCGATTTGTTGTTGAGATTTCATGATATCTGCCAAAGTTACAAGGTAGTCCCTCTTTGATTTTGAGATTTTCGTGATACATGTATCCCCAAGCTATCTGCTTCATCTGGAAGCAAAATTCTTATGTACAATTCATGCTGACAGCCTTAAAGACATCATTAGTTGTTATAGGTGTTTACATCTATGGCTACAATAAATTTAACTAAGGTTATGTTTGTGCGAGTGCACTCTTTTTCAAACTTCATATATTTATGTTATTATTGTTTTTGAACTGAAACAGAATTATAGGAAAAGTCAGGAACCTTCTGTTGGTAAGCTGAAGGAACCGATCCTGGATGAAGTTGCTTCTGCAATGGTTAAGCAATACCCAATGAATTTCACAAGGCAAGATGTTGCATCACTATGGTTTCTATGCAAGCAGGTAACTATTATCTATGTTCATACTCCTCAATCAGCACTTCGTGTGCAGAATGTCTTTTGCGATTTTATATTACCGGAGAGAAAGCAAATTCCGTTGTATTTCTTCCACTGACTGCATTTCATTGCAActcttctttccttctcttctctaCTCTACAGGAAGCATCTTTGCTGGACATAACTGATCAAGCTTGTGGTCTCTTTACCCCTTCTGAGGTGAGCTTGTCAGATACTTTTTTGTGTGAAGATTTGATTCAAGTAGCTCAACATGTGTGTAGCTTTTGGTTGAGCCTCTAAACTTTCTGTTACATATGAGAAATAGCCGTTTTCATTACTTCGTCATAACTTTTTCAGTGTTGGTTAACATCTTAACCGTTGTTTGGGCACGCCTTTTTACAATTTCGGTTCGGTTGCAAGGCGCATGATTCATTCTCAGTGTTAAGGTCTATCTTAGACTTTTTGTGGATGGGACTCAACAATCCTGCAATTTAGAGAAGATAATTGTGTTTCCTGTATGTTAGTTTCATACTTCTGACATGCGAAAGCATGTGCTTCTGCAGGTTTCTTTGTTGGAATGGGCAGATGATTTAGAAGCATATATATTGAAGGGTTATGGGAAATCAATAAATTATCGTATGGGAGTTCCTTTGCTTCAAGATGTTGTTCAGTCCATGGAAGAAGCTATTATAGCTaatgaaggtaaaataaatgaattcatgatttttttttggctAGTTTATAGACTCTTTCTGTAGTTATTTCATCAGTCCATAAGGGCTAAACGGTTATCATTCCTTAATTGTTtcttgtctatttttttttttagaaaaccaCCCTCCAGGCACTTATGAAAAGGCCCGACTTCGATTTGCTCATGCTGAGACTGTGGTACCATTCTCATGTCTTCTTGGGTTGTTTCGTGAAAGCGACGGTGAGTTTTTTTCAACTCCAACTTTCCATTGCAGTTGGACTATATAGATATTTGGATTCTGCCTGTGAAATTTCTTTGCAATGCTTTAGTTCTGAGTAAATACTTAGTATTTTCACTTTCTCGGCTTATGTTTTACACATTTTCCACTAATGGAGGGTAATCTACTGAATGAACAGAATATAAAAGAATACAACGTGAGAAAGCATTGGACTTACCTCCTAAGCCACCACAGAAACGTAGTTGGAGGTGCAGCACAGTAGCACCTTTTGCTGGAAACAATATGTTGACTTTATACAGTTGTCCATCTAACAAGAAAAGCAAATATTTCGTACAAGTAATGCACAATGAAGTTCCAGTCCCCTTGCCGGTAAGAGCACCTTTTCATATGTTATTGATGTTTGCTGGTGTTTGCGCCCTCCCATATTTTCAATCGCTTCAATCACCAGCCAAACCTAACTTGAGCTACACCTTCCTGCATCACATTCATTAACAGCACTACCATCTCCTTGTCATGTTGATTAGTAATAACATACTTGCCTTTTTCATTCATGAAACTCCATCTGAACTTCACATCGAATCCATTATCCTTGGAAATCAAATATAGGGAAGCAACTTTTTCCTTCTTTTACTCATTCTCAATGTGTTGTAACaacaacaatattttttttttaactctcaaATCTTGGTGAAGACACACCAACACAGCAACACGTCATGCAGACCTTTAACTTCTTTCTTTCTCACAGATAGAGTATCCAACACCACTCCTTCACatcttcaatctttttttttttcaaactctcAAAACCTAACGCAACTTCTTTCTTATCCAACTTTAAACCATCACAACTTCACATAACTTCTTTAACTTTTCTCTTAAAACTTAAAAACGAAAAACAATGAAACTTctcttctttctccttctcctctctcttcctctcacctcgctctgataccatgataaggatcgagcaagagagaggagagcataaacgcgcggaagcaatagactacattgataataattcggtatataattcttatggctcaatagcctatttatagtctcacaaacttgatgatcactcaaagtactgtcctaactaagatcaaactctaaacatagacactttcctaatataactctcacaacttaatgtgcatatctcctaaatatagactctcatatatattatttcctaataacaAGCTTCTGACAAATGTGGATTTTTACAGCGGAAGGAAAATGAGAATATGTCTCTGGGAGGAGATAGCGGATCAACTAAATATCAATGCAATTTTTGAGTCGTAAATCTCTGTAGTTTATCCTTGGCACTGGCTTTAACTAAATTGActccattttttatttatttcgtgTCTCTAGGGCTGTGATAACTCTGATTTCTGCCCATTTGAAGATTTCAAGGTACTACCTACCACTAAGTGAATTCTTGTAGTTCTGATGGTTACAGTTATTACAAGTTGCCATTTTCATGTTAAATCTCAATGCATGAAAATTTGATTGTTACATTGTTGCAGGAACGAATTGTGAATCCCCATCTGGGGCAGGACTACCACTCCATGTGCAGCGTTAAGGCAGAAGTACCAGAGTCCAACACCTTCTTTAGCAAGTTGTGGAACTTTATTTTCCCACGGAAGAAGAACGATGCAGCTGAGTCCGATGTAGGCGATGAGTTGTAGCTTTTGATCTCTTGTCGCGAAGAGGAAACACTTGCTTTTATTTCAGCTACACAAGTCTTTCCTGCTAGCTAACATTAGTTAAAAGTAGTCCCAATCTGTGAGATTTTGAATTCCACCCCAGCTCTTAAATACCCAGTAGAAGAGGTCAAAGAAAGTTCTGGACAAAAACTACCGTTTTGTAAGCTAGCTCTGTGCTAATCTAACTGTACTAGAATTGACTGTATTTCATATAGTGGCTCCGCAAGGCCATGTACTCACTACAACTTGTTCATCTTTTTCTTCCAGAAATTTCTAAGTTTTTCTTTAAGTTCACGTATATAATATATGCTTTATGCCTTTTTTCAACATTTCACGAAGGGGTATTCTTGTATCTGGAAAGGGATCCAATATTCCATTTTTTACTTCAGATGATACAGGCATATTCACGACCATATATTATTTAATGGATCCGATCGAtccaagagttttatttatgcatCATTATTACAGATAGCCAGCTTGTGTATTACCAGTATAAATTATGCATTCTTTGCAACGTTCATGATAGCTGCACACTCCATATACTCATGGGGATGAGGtacattttcattttctttctcataCTCCACGGACAATTTCACTAAGCAGCTTTGCTCATGTCCTTGTGTAACTATTGGAGTTGCAGTGAATGAATGTCTGCTCTATCTTGGATACTTACGCAAGAGATCTCTGTCGATCATACTGACATTAAGAGTCCTACTTTCATCATCCACGGCTACAACCTTATgcttcaccttcaccatttcctCATGAGAAGGCCCTAAACAACATCATATATAACAAAATGTTCAAATATTAATGAGATGATAAAAAATCTACGTGTGTAAATGTAACGGTGAATCTATGAGGGGCAGTGAGTTATTGTATGTCccctatatatttttttttggagcTCAGTGCCCTTTTGAAGTATATTTCTAGATATTGTGCAATCTAGATATTTTGGTCACAGTTTAATAAATTTCTTGGTACTTACCCATAGCCAATGTCGCGAGCCATATGGTGCCAGCACCGTTTTCATCTCCAACAAGAGTCTGGAAACTCTTGAAATATTGAGGACAAATCCGCTGGAGTTTTTCCATGTCATAATTTAGAAAACTATAGTATTGGTCTGCTGAACAATTTTCCTACTCGTGTTGAGCATGTAGCCTGTGAATCGGAGCCATTAGTATGCAACAGTGTTGTTTGATAGGAAATGAATTACTAGCTTGCAAGTTTGTGATATATCGGAGATTTAAGCATTATATAGACATATATGAATTCAAATCGAATATGATCTGTTTCAGTACCAGGTTATCTTCAAGGAACACTTTAGTAAAAGTAATTGTGTTCGATTCCCACTAAGAAAAATACTCTCGCCATGATTTGGATATCTACTTGTTATGTTTACCTCCCATTGAATATGTATATGCCCTTAACAAGAATCCGGATATTTATATCATATTTTTTTCCCGCAGAACTCAAATTGGTTTCCGAACCAGAACCGTTGTCTGTTGCCATTTCACATTCAGTGCTGCCCCTGTTCTTGATTCTTGATTTTCTTTGGCGTGCCAAAAACTTCAACATCGTCGTTCTTGCAAACTTAGTAGGGCCGAAAGATATGGATTCTTGAAAATCTTCGGTGTTAATAATTATGGAAACTAAATACTTAGAAAATAAATTAATATGTGTATTTATAGAATGTTAAAATTTTCCTAAAAATTAGAAGATCTTGGATTCTTAATCAAGATTAGAGGATATAAAATTGGATTGCAGCCAATATTTAGACTTCATGAATTCCCCTTTTGGGCATATACATATTCAATGTTCTAATCAATTCTCTCTTTTTGCTTCTTCAAGTTTTGTAAAACCTTATCTCTTTTAGTTATGGCGAAGCCTatcaatgaaagaaaaaaaagttgcgGTCGcaagaagatagaaatcaagAAGATTGATAACAAAGCGAATCGACAGGTTACGTTCTCGAAACGTCGAACCGGGCTGTTCACCAAAGCAAGTGAGTTATGTGTTTTATGTGGTGCAGAAATCGCACTGATAGTTTTTTCTCCTGCAAGAAAAGCTTTCGTTTTTGGACATCCAGACCCAAGGTACGTACTCAACAGGTTTTTAACCGGTCAGGAAGATGGCGCTGTGACTCAGTTTTATAACGAAAGACTGGTTCCGTACCAACAACAGGGCATGGAAGCTGCTAAGCAGTCGGATTTTGAGAAAAAGAAAGGCATTGCGGTGGAGAAGTTGCGAAATCTTAATGCGGATGGGTTTTGGTGGGATGCACCAATGGATGGTTTGAGTTTGAAGGAACTGGAACTGATGAAAAGTGCTATGGAGGATTTGCAGGCAGCTCTGCTTAAGAGACTTAATGAGATGATGCTTAATGAGATGGCGAGTAAGGAAGATTCTTCGTTGTCGTCCATGCTTGTTCCGTACACAGGTGAGAATGATACATTCGTCAATTCTTCTGATCAAGCATCGACCACGGGTTTGGATGCGGATACGTTTGGTTTCAATGATGCATTCCTCAATACTAGTCAAACATCACCCTCGAGTCCGGGAAAATCATACGATATATCTGgacttttcaaggatttttaactTTGAGGTAGGAACAGTTGAAATTGTTAGTTTGGCAATATTTTACAATTTCGGCAGtgatcttcaattttttttttttcatggcgcTTGATTTAGTTTAAGCACAAGTGCCCCATTATTTTTCATAGAACAAgaattttgataatttttttCTGCTAATTAATTAGCAGATTGGTACAATCAACTTACCTTCTTTCTTTCCCTGCTCTTCATGGGCgaaataatattttctttttctttttgtttttctttcccttttctctAGCTACCTTGCAATGTTATTAGAAAGCTCAAACGAACAACCCTGTGTTTGAATTATCTGTTTTTTTTTGTGGTGCAAGATGCTTATATATATGTGCATCAATCTTGTGGTTTATTGTTTTTTGCTCTTGGTTTAAGCTTCGAGGTCTGCCTTTAGCTTTTCCCTTTTTGGCTGGGGATGATCTAGGAAGGTCTCCTACTATTTATTTGCCGATAAGCTTTTAATCTGCTTTTGAGTCATGGCAAATTATAATGCTTGTCCTGTAAGATTAGGATTTCCTTGTCTATCTCATGcacataatatatatattttcacaTTATTAGATATGAATGCTTGACCGTTCTGAGCCTTTCTGGCTGGTAATTGCTTTTATTATAGTATTAGCTTTGTCGTGCCAGcttccaatattgtaaaaccagcAAGGGAACTATATTGTTAGGCCTAGAGATCAAAACAGCATGGTAGTGCAGCCATGATAGGTCATGTAACAGGTTGGTAGAAATGATGGATTAGACATAAGActgttgcaactgtaacaataaaacactcaaagaaagatgttagaagtaaaatttctggaaggtaaataaacactcaaatggacTATAAACataggacagagtcacgtgtccAACACGCTGTCGTTAACACAATAGTTGATCGGTAcgtctcaagaatgagtgatgcatataccctgtggtcaagttgtatccaggataaaactgacTGAACTCAACAACAAAGaatggaagaaaagaaaaaaaccacacatagggagagagacgaaaagaagaggatagtagctcttctggacacaaatgaaaatgaaagtttcgaattcttttagggtgaaatcaatgcacattaatgtgcgaatca
The nucleotide sequence above comes from Papaver somniferum cultivar HN1 unplaced genomic scaffold, ASM357369v1 unplaced-scaffold_115, whole genome shotgun sequence. Encoded proteins:
- the LOC113329165 gene encoding agamous-like MADS-box protein AGL62: MAKPINERKKSCGRKKIEIKKIDNKANRQVTFSKRRTGLFTKASELCVLCGAEIALIVFSPARKAFVFGHPDPRYVLNRFLTGQEDGAVTQFYNERLVPYQQQGMEAAKQSDFEKKKGIAVEKLRNLNADGFWWDAPMDGLSLKELELMKSAMEDLQAALLKRLNEMMLNEMASKEDSSLSSMLVPYTGENDTFVNSSDQASTTGLDADTFGFNDAFLNTSQTSPSSPGKSYDISGLFKDF
- the LOC113329213 gene encoding multiple inositol polyphosphate phosphatase 1-like, translating into MSMAKSLVLILIIFFLSISSSSSSTANQQTFDVRQHLSTVTSYGAVKDVADNSFVASKIPDECTPIHINLVARHGTRSPTKKRIKELDRLATRLEAFVSETGNSTGNVPGWLSGWKSPWKGKKKGGELVIKGEEELYQLGVRMRERFPDLFKEEYHPDIYTMKSSQIPRASASAVAFGMGLFNGKGTLGTGKHRAFAVTSESRASDLLLRFHDICQSYKNYRKSQEPSVGKLKEPILDEVASAMVKQYPMNFTRQDVASLWFLCKQEASLLDITDQACGLFTPSEVSLLEWADDLEAYILKGYGKSINYRMGVPLLQDVVQSMEEAIIANEENHPPGTYEKARLRFAHAETVVPFSCLLGLFRESDEYKRIQREKALDLPPKPPQKRSWRCSTVAPFAGNNMLTLYSCPSNKKSKYFVQVMHNEVPVPLPGCDNSDFCPFEDFKERIVNPHLGQDYHSMCSVKAEVPESNTFFSKLWNFIFPRKKNDAAESDVGDEL